The genomic DNA CTGTTTGGGGGAGGCAAACTAAGGTTTGGGAAAAGGGATctagaattttaaaagtaaataaatgaagctCTGCTCCAAAAGCTTCTATAGCAGACCAGAAAAAAAGGGTacttacccccacccccagcccctcactTCAGATACAAACTGCACTTGGAAACTGGCTTCCACATGGCTGAATTCCTCTGGCACAAACTCTCTGAGTCTCTGAGGCCTGTTTTCCACAGAAATGCTAGTTATGGGTTTCAGTCAGGAttaatttaggttttttttttgttattcctACATGTATCAGAATCATTCATCGAGGGGAGCTTCTTACATATCCATTCCCAGAATCCTCTTAAAGACGCCTGGTCTCATTAGAAGATCAAACAGATCCTCCAGATTCATTAGCTGTTCAACAAAGTGGGAATTGTTTTCTCTCTGCTCTTGTGTTTGTGAGATATTTGAGAcacagaggaggaaaaataaccTAAAGAAAATGTACGATCCTCTTAACTCACAAAGACAGCTCTTTTAGCATAAGAGGCGGCCTTGAATTTGCTTGATCCccaaaagcaaatggaaaacatCAAGAGTATAGATACTGTAAGACAGATGCGGTTTAAAGATTAGAAGGTGCAAGGAATGTAAGATACttcctaatattttataattagtgGCTCCTCTGTCACCTGGTTACAATCCTACATTCTCTTCCAGCCTCTCTTCACAAACATACACGAGAAGTACTCCATGCTTAGCATGCTCAGCTCAAATGCACACGGGATATAACCGTGGGTTTAGCTATTTTAACTGCTGAGCACAACCCCTATGTTGTCGCAGAACCCGATTCTCCCAGCGAGTAAACTACATGCAGAAGACTGAGCCCTCAAGCAGAAGGAGAGCCAGACACTCTCTGCAGGCTCAGAAGTGCTTGCTGGTAGAGCCACAATTCCCCAGTGGCCTGGAAGAACTACTGTAGCTTTCCAATGTGACTCCCTCACTCCTGGGGGGGCtgtctgggctcagagaaaatcTCATTATTAGTGATTAAGTAATTGTACGGTAGTGATGGACTTCAGATAACCCAAAGATATGCTCTAGCTTCACTAGCAAAGGCCTGTGTTTTTGGAGTCAAAGGTTACCCTATTCGTGAGTGCGtgctgggtggtggggaggggatcATGCACAAGTACTGCCCCTTTGAACCTCAGTCTCCCATTCTCAGCTCTGCTGTTCGGGAGCTGTATCATCTTGGAAAAGTCTCATTTCCactcctgcctcagtttcttcatatgaaggaagaagaggagggttAAATATCTCCATGATCTCTTCTGGATCTGGAAAATCTATGAGTTCTAGACAAGGGGTATCTTTTGATGCACATGTGCTTTTTTAGTAAGCTACTAGTTGCAGCGTTTATTTTGTCTTTCTCATCATTGTGGTGGAGATTATAATTGGCCCTCCCTTACAGGTGTATAGAAAAATAAGACAGCtgcttatttgtgtcttctatccccttctccctgATCATCTTCCAGCTCTCAGAGTgcattgctttgttttgttttgcttttgttgttaatGTGCTATTTTACAAGCTGCAGGTTTGGGAGCtgtcatttcctctttttttcatttcagtattttgaataGGAACTAGAGTTATCTTTTTTGCACCTCGGCGACATAATAGAAAAACTAAACAACTTATTTCCTCTGGCTCTTCTGTTCCTGTGAGTTGTAAACAAATGACATCTTGTGTCCTCTCCGCTTACACACGGTAGAGAGCATACCTTGACCTGGGAGAATGAGCATGGGGGCATTTGCAAAATTGCCTTGTTATCCTATTACTCCCCAGGAACGAATACGCGGCCTTCCATTGCAGTGATCTGCCCTCTAAGTAATTCTCTCAAATGGGTAATTTGCTGTCAAGTTATCAAGAAATAGACAAATGTTTAATGGGGAGCATTTATCTTCCCCAatagtattaaaaaataacttttgcaGGAAGGCAGGGCAGGGACTGGACTGCAGGCTACAGGGATGTCTCGGAGGCCACGTCAGGAGGAGGAAGCCCTTTTCAGGAGTTTTCTTAGTGATGGCAAGTTGGCAACGTGTAGCGCATGGCCCACAAAACCTTCCCTAGAATCATGTTTCTGTACTGCAGGTCATGCCTCATTAGTGAGTCATGAAATCATTTTTGTGGGTGATgaccagaaatttaaaaaacatgaaataaactgGCCTAAagaagaacagaacagaaagtaTCGAGTGCATGGCATGGGGAACGTCATGTGCTATCAACTGAaactttgcatgtgtgtgtgactatgttCGGTACACCAAGTTCCCATGTAAAATGTATCTCTGACTGCAGGTCACAGTTAAAAAATTCTAAAGCCCCTGGCCTGGAGAAAACACTGCAACCCACTTTTTTCAACGTTGGCTTCAAACGACTTGCTCAGTTTTTGGACAAAggaaattcataaataaataaaagggaaaaggaattcTGCCAAATTCAAatagtctcacacacacacacacacacacacacacacacacacacatcaactcTATATTTAAACTATCTCTACATTATTCCAAATTCTCCTTCTCCTGGGAAAAATACTTCAAGTGAATGGCACCTCTGAATGTAAGTCAGACTGCAGTGGGTCACGTTTGTCTCTTTCCTGGGGGTGCCCCCCACCCCTGGTGGGTGCTCCCCCTTTTGTAtgtcctttccctttcctttttcaaaGCATATTCTCATGAAGACTGATGAATGCAATAAGCAACAGTAGAAATGACTGCTAATGCTTTAAACATGCCCTGTTTCTAagggtatttatttttttagccaAATATTAGAAAGAATCTCATAGAATTTAGCTacagggggaggaagagagatTTGGAGAGAGAGTTGTTCCCCTAACACTCTGAAAGGAGTCCTTCTGTGGCTGTTTACATTCACTTCAGAGCATTTCCTTTCTTACATGTAAATAATTTGCACCATTTCTTTCCCCGGCAATTTGTGAAGTACAACCTCAGCagtctctattttttaaaactgatatTTATGGAACTGTCTTGCCATAAAATCTTTCAAAGGAACAATCTCTCTTCCTcaactctgtattcattttatacaAAACTTACTGTCTGGCAATTTTTAGGTCCTCAACTAGCAGAGGTCAGTGACCGATTATATAATTACACCACTCTAACACACGGACGAGTTTCCCAGGGTGCAGCTAGTCGGAGTCCAAGTGCGTGCTCTTTTCTTGCATATGAGACAGTACTATGCAAAGTTTCCACACGCTTGTCATGAAAAAATAAGTAACAATTTTAAAACAGCCCTGGCTTACTGAGCAGAGTACTAGATGCTTTGCCCACGGGGTCTCATTCATGCATTCCTTGCAAAACCTCCTCAGTGGAACTGCGATTACCTCTCTCAGTCCCCATCCCCACCAATGACCACCACGTGGACATTTCACAGGGGAGAAACTACGGCCCGCAGATTGACAGCCTGTCCACCGTCAGGAAGCAGGTGAGATACAATCCACGCTGAACCCAGCTGCCTGCAAAGGCCTGCCTTCCTTGCTTTCACATTTCCTAACCGTCCAGCCGGATCTAAAAttaccattttcattttcaaatacctTACCTGTTCTCTTAAGGACAAAGTTGTGACTGTAAGAACACCAGGAaaaattttgtttgtgttttgaatgAAAACCGCCCCAATTATCAGAGTGTTTATATCCTCAGAAAATATCTGGCCCGACCGTGACAAATGAATGCATTCCTCGCCCTGGGCGGCCACATCCCTCCAGCCCAGGCACCTTGTGAGGCAGCAGTAAGCGACAGGAGAGTCCAGGGCCGGACCTGTCAGCAGTGTCAGGTATTCTACAGACTTCATTTCAGATAccatattttgtttccatttacaaGTCAGTGCTTGAAGACTGCGGTGAAAAGCACAATTTTCCATTTCTGTGTGGCTCCCGTATTCCCTGGGCCGTCTGCACAAATGACTTTGAACAGTAACCCTTTAAATTAAGTCTGCTTTGTACTGTCCTCTTCTCAGAAATTTTTGAATCTCCTCCAAAAGTCCTAGGTGATCAGAAGCCTCGGATATTCATCAGCCATACCTCCCCCAATACAAGAAATTCATTTTGTAAGAGGTACTACTTCCATATCAAATCCAggattcagttttgtttttaaaacagagAATGAAACCAAATGTGGTTTGCTGGCTACTCTGAGATCCCAAACTTCTCTGTAACTTTCCTGTATTAATTCAGTCTTAAGtttcaggaaataaaataattatgtagTTAAACGGAGATCCTTATACAAACAAGTACTGTGTTTACAATGTACCGATTCATTAAACTCAACGCCCCACATGGACGAGAACTAAAACCCGAGCCGAGACCACTAAGCTCCCCGTCCTGTGACATTCGGCAGCATCCTTTCGGAATCTGCTCCGAAAACAAAGGCTTCACCGACCTAACGTCGAGGTAAACAGGCAGTAAATACCTACTTGATACTACTAACTAGTGGTATCACCTTTGGGGTCTGGACACAACAAAACATCGGCATTGTTTGCTTTAAAATTGGCACCATTACAAGAGAGCTCTTGGTGGTCTTTTAAGCTGTTTCACACCAATTTAAATTTTCTAGCCATAAACCCTCGAGTTAAAGGGAGGAGGAAAAGACATTTTGCTAGTGAGAAAAAGAAGTAATTTCCCTTCATTTCACACTAAATGCCATGCCCCCCAAATTAAGAGCTCCATGAAATCCATGAAATAAAAGCCCCATAAAGTTAAGCTGCTACAGTCCCGAAGCCAAGGTCATAAAACTCTTCTACTGTGTTTATCATACAGGGAAGAAAAACCAGGAAAAACTGTGTTCTCAGAACCAAGACGAGTTAACTAGGAACAGAGCCGGGCCTCCCTCGAGTGGGGCAGTAACAGCCGTAAGAGCAGAGGACGTACCTTGAGCTCCCGGAAGAAGATGCTACTTCTGGCCCACTCCACGATGGAGAAGAGGGTCTGGTCAGCCATCTTGCACATGAGCCCGAAGGTGCTCAGCTTCTCGTGCTTGCTCCGGTTGGCCTGCTCCTGCTGGAGGTAGGCCATGATTTTGGCCTGGACTTGAGGCCCGTCCGGCTCGCACTTGAGCAGTTCCAGGATCAGCTGGGGGATGCTCGCCGGGGAGCCGGTCTGGTAGCTGTCCATGTAGGAGTAGCCCAGGACCGACTCCGGGGAGCTGGTGTATGGGTCGGGGTACTCCGACTTGATGGCCCGGCTAGGGAAGTGGCCATAGGTTTGGTAGCCCTGCAGGCTGCCTGGAGGCGGCATCGCCATGCTGATGGGCGACGTTACAAAGGGACTTCTGTCGTAGTCCGTGGGAGGCAAGGCAGCGTGGTTCAGAGGTAGGCCTTTGTTGGCAGAGTGGATGTTCTGAATCGCCGAGGAGATGGCTAGCTCGGAGGGCATCGCCTGGATCACCTGCGACACGGCCTCCAGCTTGAGCCCGTTGGCCCGGATGAGGGCTTTTTTCTGTTGCTTCAGAGCTCTGTCTCTCTTGTACATCGGCCCGAACTTGTTCCTTCCTCCGCGCATGCGGTCGGCCCTCACCGCTGTCGGGGACAAAAAGGACGTCAGGGTATAAGTGAGATGCAAACTATTAGCATTTTCCACATCTCCGGATACTTGTAATTTCATGTCAAAAATTGACCAGAAGTGCTATGTGTGTGCTTGTTTTCATTACAATAGCCCACAaagattccaaaaaaaaaaaaaaaaagaaaaagaaaagaaagccacgTCTTCTTTATTTATGAATTCTTTCCTCCAAGTGTGTTTGTCATCAAAAAAGTATTTCGGATTCGTCGGGACATAGTAACCCTTTGGAGGACTGAAGAGATTTCATCCTGTTCGCTACACACGGGGGACACGACCCATTACTAAGAAAGAGCATCATTTCCTATTATGCCGGTTACCTGGGACTCTTGGCAGAACCCAGACTGCGGAGAGGAACCACAAAAAATCAAAGAACCCGTTTCTGGATCAAACTGTGATCATTTTCCCTGTGAATATCTTCCTCCCTCAAAGCCATTTTGGTTGACTTGCCGCCAAAGGTTTGGGTACATGCTTTTCTTGGAAAAAATCATTTTCACCTGAGTTTGAGGAACCCATCTCAGTCACGCATCAGTTACTGGTTTTGATTTAAGCAGAAGTGGACCTAACTGAAGACTGATTTCAGAAGCTGTCCTGACAGTCCCCTATCACAATGCTGTGTAGGGTCGGGGCATGTCTATGAAGTCAGCAAGCAGTCCCCTCGCAGTGGCCAATGGCGACTGGACAGAAACCAGCAACCTCTTGACTGCTTGTGACATGTCGAAATTGCTGGAGGTTAAGTTTTTGAGCCTCTTATCTTAGGATTAGTATAGCATTAAAGATTTATTGTGAATGCTAGGTACCCAGAATACTGCAAAATAAAGAGTTTTTCATCTGAATTATAATTAACTAAATATTCAATTGTGTCATACCACTGTTAAGAAGCAAGTAGTGACTTACAGTTAAGAAAGCATACTTTTTAAGATAACTGCAACCTTCTCCTTTTGCTAAAAAAAGTTAGCATCATGTGAAATTAcacttaatttttaacattttctccTCTGAGTGTCATAACTATAGCAAGCACCTACCACAGTATTTTGCTGTTTGGAAAACAATAAAGTGATCAGTAATAAAGAAATCTGTTAAGTATGGATCACACCTTTTCCCAATCTCTTCTTAAAAGCAATAGTGATTTACAAGTTCTTATCATAATCCAAGTGGCTAATTCTATTGGGAAGGAATCTgttaggaatgcagcagatttatttgaaaatttttaaagtatttcattCAAGTCTAGAGTGCCATGGAACAGAAAAGCTCCAACAAAAACTAGCCTGTGCCTCATTGATCCAATAAAATGCCCTCTTGAATCTGGCACCTATCAGTGATATGTATCCcttcttattattttattagcAGTATATGTAATCTGTGGAAAGTCAGTGGTAAGTCAGAGGCTGAAAACCAGCAACAACCCCTAAGAGTCCCTGAACTACAAGTTATTTACAGCAGTCACATATTAACCTTACTGCCTGTCAATCTGTACATTTTAAGTACAGGTTCTGCTCTTTCAACATAAAGTTTAATTGTGACTTTTGAGGAACCTTCTCTTGTTCTTTTCAGACCAGTGCTACTGATTCAatagttcattatttttcatgtttcctgcttctcaaattttattttgcaGACGCCATCATTAGCCAAAAAAAAAGTGCTTTCCCACACTATCACAGTTGATAACTCTACATCTGTACATGAGAAAGATTTTTTAATAATCAAAGCCTTTCACTCTAACTTAGGAATCGTGaaattaattctaataattaCAATAAGCATACCTTTTCAAAAGACTGATTccatttaaaattaaacattacTGGGGCATCCTGATTTGAAaacttgaaagatttttttttcctatttttgcaCATTACTTTCATTTGTTCTCAGCTGAATCACTGTAGTCTTATTTTTCATCTAACCTGACCTTTTTGTTATCAAATGTATCTGCtccctaacaaacaaacaaggtGGAAAGGGGAAACTGAgtataaaatttttttcctaGTAGATTGCACCAGTGTTTAAATGAGACTCAGAGTATCCTGCTGACAAAACATAAAAAGATCTTACATTATTGTCAGTAGTTTTAAGACTAGAAAATGTTACCATGTTATAAGTACAATGCTGTTTCAAATCCTAGGTCTTTCCAGAGTTTTAACAGGCAGTAGTCTTTAGAAGAACCTTACCTTCTAGCTTCATTCCAACACTTAGACATTTTTGAAACCGACAGTAAGGACAGCGCTTTCTCTGTGTTTTGTCAATTTGGCAGTTCTGGTTTTCTATACATGTGTACCTTTTATTATTTTGGACTGTTCGCTTAAAAAATCCCTATAAGACAGAGAAAATAGTGAGACATAAATCTAACACCCGTCTCTTCCATTGTTTCATTTTAAGGAAATCAACAGTAAATCTTTTCATTGCTCCATTTCAGCCTTTACGTGGTTCTGTGGTTTGTTACACATTTTAACAAGATCAACCCTCCTCAATAGTGCCAGGTCAGACTGGAGATTTTTCTGTCATCAGAATTATATTCCTGAAGAATGACATCAAATCTTGGGGAGATCTGGCCACACACCATTTCATCTCAGCAGTGAGAAAAAAATTACCTTCTGCATTgaccattcatttttttaaaatttgttttcctatttaCCTTCATGCTGCAGATAAGGTACTCATGGAGACCTGTGTTGTTTTTCAGTAGTTTGA from Manis pentadactyla isolate mManPen7 chromosome 9, mManPen7.hap1, whole genome shotgun sequence includes the following:
- the NR5A2 gene encoding nuclear receptor subfamily 5 group A member 2 isoform X2; the protein is MSSNSDTGDLQESLKHGLTPIVSQFKMVNYSYDEDLEELCPVCGDKVSGYHYGLLTCESCKGFFKRTVQNNKRYTCIENQNCQIDKTQRKRCPYCRFQKCLSVGMKLEAVRADRMRGGRNKFGPMYKRDRALKQQKKALIRANGLKLEAVSQVIQAMPSELAISSAIQNIHSANKGLPLNHAALPPTDYDRSPFVTSPISMAMPPPGSLQGYQTYGHFPSRAIKSEYPDPYTSSPESVLGYSYMDSYQTGSPASIPQLILELLKCEPDGPQVQAKIMAYLQQEQANRSKHEKLSTFGLMCKMADQTLFSIVEWARSSIFFRELKVDDQMKLLQSCWSELLILDHIYRQVVHGKEGSIFLVTGQQVDYSIIASQAGAALNNLMSHAQELVAKLRSLQFDQREFVCLKFLVLFSLDVKNLENFQLVEGVQEQVNAALLDYTMCNYPQQAEKFGQLLLRLPEIRAISMQAEEYLYYKHLNGDVPYNNLLIEMLHAKRA
- the NR5A2 gene encoding nuclear receptor subfamily 5 group A member 2 isoform X5, giving the protein MLPKAETEALGSARSHGEQGRMPENMQVSQFKMVNYSYDEDLEELCPVCGDKVSGYHYGLLTCESCKGFFKRTVQNNKRYTCIENQNCQIDKTQRKRCPYCRFQKCLSVGMKLEAVRADRMRGGRNKFGPMYKRDRALKQQKKALIRANGLKLEAVSQVIQAMPSELAISSAIQNIHSANKGLPLNHAALPPTDYDRSPFVTSPISMAMPPPGSLQGYQTYGHFPSRAIKSEYPDPYTSSPESVLGYSYMDSYQTGSPASIPQLILELLKCEPDGPQVQAKIMAYLQQEQANRSKHEKLSTFGLMCKMADQTLFSIVEWARSSIFFRELKVDDQMKLLQSCWSELLILDHIYRQVVHGKEGSIFLVTGQQVDYSIIASQAGAALNNLMSHAQELVAKLRSLQFDQREFVCLKFLVLFSLDVKNLENFQLVEGVQEQVNAALLDYTMCNYPQQAEKFGQLLLRLPEIRAISMQAEEYLYYKHLNGDVPYNNLLIEMLHAKRA
- the NR5A2 gene encoding nuclear receptor subfamily 5 group A member 2 isoform X4, whose protein sequence is MLPKAETEALGSARSHGEQGRMPENMQVSQFKMVNYSYDEDLEELCPVCGDKVSGYHYGLLTCESCKGFFKRTVQNNKRYTCIENQNCQIDKTQRKRCPYCRFQKCLSVGMKLEAVRADRMRGGRNKFGPMYKRDRALKQQKKALIRANGLKLEAVSQVIQAMPSELAISSAIQNIHSANKGLPLNHAALPPTDYDRSPFVTSPISMAMPPPGSLQGYQTYGHFPSRAIKSEYPDPYTSSPESVLGYSYMDSYQTGSPASIPQLILELLKCEPDGPQVQAKIMAYLQQEQANRSKHEKLSTFGLMCKMADQTLFSIVEWARSSIFFRELKVDDQMKLLQSCWSELLILDHIYRQVVHGKEGSIFLVTGQQMSRTLRTSSWWKVSRNKSMRPCWTTPCATTRSRRRSSGSSSCGSRKSGPSACRPRSTCTTST
- the NR5A2 gene encoding nuclear receptor subfamily 5 group A member 2 isoform X3 → MVNYSYDEDLEELCPVCGDKVSGYHYGLLTCESCKGFFKRTVQNNKRYTCIENQNCQIDKTQRKRCPYCRFQKCLSVGMKLEAVRADRMRGGRNKFGPMYKRDRALKQQKKALIRANGLKLEAVSQVIQAMPSELAISSAIQNIHSANKGLPLNHAALPPTDYDRSPFVTSPISMAMPPPGSLQGYQTYGHFPSRAIKSEYPDPYTSSPESVLGYSYMDSYQTGSPASIPQLILELLKCEPDGPQVQAKIMAYLQQEQANRSKHEKLSTFGLMCKMADQTLFSIVEWARSSIFFRELKVDDQMKLLQSCWSELLILDHIYRQVVHGKEGSIFLVTGQQVDYSIIASQAGAALNNLMSHAQELVAKLRSLQFDQREFVCLKFLVLFSLDVKNLENFQLVEGVQEQVNAALLDYTMCNYPQQAEKFGQLLLRLPEIRAISMQAEEYLYYKHLNGDVPYNNLLIEMLHAKRA
- the NR5A2 gene encoding nuclear receptor subfamily 5 group A member 2 isoform X6, with the protein product MSSNSDTGDLQESLKHGLTPIAVRADRMRGGRNKFGPMYKRDRALKQQKKALIRANGLKLEAVSQVIQAMPSELAISSAIQNIHSANKGLPLNHAALPPTDYDRSPFVTSPISMAMPPPGSLQGYQTYGHFPSRAIKSEYPDPYTSSPESVLGYSYMDSYQTGSPASIPQLILELLKCEPDGPQVQAKIMAYLQQEQANRSKHEKLSTFGLMCKMADQTLFSIVEWARSSIFFRELKVDDQMKLLQSCWSELLILDHIYRQVVHGKEGSIFLVTGQQVDYSIIASQAGAALNNLMSHAQELVAKLRSLQFDQREFVCLKFLVLFSLDVKNLENFQLVEGVQEQVNAALLDYTMCNYPQQAEKFGQLLLRLPEIRAISMQAEEYLYYKHLNGDVPYNNLLIEMLHAKRA